The Humulus lupulus chromosome 3, drHumLupu1.1, whole genome shotgun sequence genome window below encodes:
- the LOC133821152 gene encoding uncharacterized protein LOC133821152 → MNSVLNKGEFELFIIISWQIWFLRNRARLGERGPKPSDVVEWCSSFWVNFEAVNGESRKPSVKREIIKWKPPDMTWLKVNVDAGVQKEDGSWRLAAVARNWRGQVQRARLKVLRSRVEPIVAELWAILEGIKLGGDLNGACFGVESDCLGAVSAISKPSPGIFDWDGVLDSISSLALVSNCRGVSFVCREANRLAHCLAKSSQVLGSSAVWNEALPLDASVVAIAEMPIP, encoded by the coding sequence ATGAACTCTGTTCTGAACAAAGGAGAGTTTGAGCTTTTTATCATCATTTCTTGGCAAATCTGGTTTTTGAGAAACAGGGCTCGGCTGGGAGAGAGGGGTCCGAAACCCAGTGATGTGGTTGAGTGGTGTTCTTCTTTCTGGGTTAATTTTGAGGCTGTGAATGGGGAGTCCAGGAAGCCATCGGTGAAGAGGGAGATCATTAAGTGGAAGCCTCCTGACATGACTTGGCTCAAGGTGAATGTGGATGCTGGAGTTCAGAAGGAAGATGGCTCTTGGAGACTGGCGGCTGTTGCTCGGAACTGGCGCGGGCAGGTCCAGAGAGCCCGGTTGAAGGTGCTTCGTAGTCGGGTGGAGCCGATCGTGGCTGAATTGTGGGCGATCTTGGAAGGGATTAAGCTCGGAGGGGACCTGAACGGGGCTTGTTTTGGAGTGGAGTCCGATTGTTTGGGGGCTGTTAGTGCGATCTCTAAGCCGTCCCCTGGGATTTTTGACTGGGATGGAGTTCTTGATTCCATCTCCTCGCTGGCCCTTGTTTCCAATTGCAGGGGGGTTTCTTTTGTCTGTCGTGAAGCTAATCGTTTGGCGCACTGTTTGGCCAAGTCGTCCCAAGTGCTGGGTTCTAGTGCCGTTTGGAATGAGGCTCTGCCTCTTGATGCATCTGTTGTGGCCATCGCAGAGATGCCTATTCCGTGA